Genomic DNA from Choristoneura fumiferana chromosome 16, NRCan_CFum_1, whole genome shotgun sequence:
aaCAGTGCGCTCGTTATGCATATTGGTCGATGAATAAATACCGAAACGCAAATTAGGTGATCTGTTGCCACTAAATTATGTAAGTTACGTTTTCACTTAACTCAATAATATATCATCCAGGTTTTGCCTGCCGATTCACCGGCAATTATTACACgtacaagaaaataaaactgagaTTTTTTACAGTAAAACACTAAGCGAGAGTTGCACCAAGTTACTTTAACGTTAACGAATATCAAACCAGCCATCAAATCCCAGGGAGTTCATGACTGGTTCGACAATGGTCGTGGTTATAGTAACTTGTTGCAGCTCATAGTGCAATGTTATAATTCTACGTATCCCAGTCAAAAAATTGCAACGCCTCAATAGGgcagtatttttagggttccgtagtcaactatgtaggaacccttatagtttcgccatgtcagtctgtctgtccgtacgcggctaagctcagacaCCGAAAGtagtagaaagctgtaatttggcatgaacatgtatacatatcagccacgccgacagtggtacaataaaaaaaactaaaagatttttttctatGGTACCGCCCATAtttttcttgactaaccctatagtgtggggtatcgttggatccgaaatattcgactttaaagtgcaaattttcattaaaatcgagtgtccccccttctctaaaatctaaactgctgggtgaaaaatttaaaaaaatcgcatgGCAGTAAATATATCATATTTATAAGGAAacttataacggctaagatagctggagaattagtagtagtttaagagtaaatagcagcctaaggtataaaatacaccttaacttggaagaatacaatacgaaatctttagaagaatattacttgattatttcgtaatggctacggaaccctatcttgggcgtgtctgagctcttggcgggtttttttttgtaaaaagtgttgcaataaataaatactgaatactgaaaacTAGACTATAAAAACACAAATCAAAGCAAACGCaatcaacattattttttcacttgtatTAGCTTCGTTTGTAACGTAAAGCATAAATTAACAAggttttttttgccaaaaacttTGCCTCGAGAACCCGATGTTAACATTTATTATATAGCAGCTAATAAAGTCCGCGCATCTGTATAGAGGCGGTCCTCGCAGCAATCACCTCGTTGTTTGTTTCTGTAATTGAAAACGGACTTGCTCGTTAATTAAGATGCTGGCGAAAGCCTTGATGGATTGTTGTAAATGGaaatacttttttcttttcCTCCCTTCGAGTTGGCATGAATTTGCATGTGCAATGCATCAAGCGCATTACCTCTTGGCCGCGGCGTGGGAATCCTGCGTCGACATCACAGTTTTTGTTCGCTTTTTGTCTCGTGCTAAGAGACGGGCCAACGTGTGTGCCCGTGAGATATGCGCGCGCGTCGGTCGCACGCATGAGTTTACGGCGCGTCTTTCTTATTGCCATTAATTCCCCTTGTCACAGTTGTAATTTGTCCTACGGCTTGTTTCTTTACCGACCCGTTTTGTTCTTTTAAGTACACTGAGAAATGCATTCTCCTCGCTGAGCAGAGTTTGTAATGCTCAGCTTTGTGCTGTCGGTACTCGGTACTTAAACCGTGCGGTGGTGAAGTTGCTATAAATTAGTTAAACTCGTGGCGTAACGTAAGCGCTGATAGTGTGTACCCGGAGCGTAAACGCCTCGCGACACGCGATGCGGCGCGACGCGACGCGGCATGGCGCCAACCTCGACGAATCCGTATTAATTAAAGTGCGACGAATTCTTAATTCTGTATGAAATTACTGCATAGATGttaatttgtttagtttttttttaatttttattgaggAATCCGGATgcaggcagtttttttttaaacgaatcgTTTCAAACCGGATTGAAGTGTTTCTATACGTTTAAAATATGAATACAAAATTTGTTTGGCAAAAAATCTAGAGACGGATGTGCACATAACGTTAGTGcataataaaaactaagtaatgaAATGAAGCTGTTTGAGCACCATGCAATCCACataaaattgcaaaataaaacaTCCCATTCATCCCCCAGCGCAACTATTATACCGACCTGTAAACAAAAAATCTTAGCGAAATCGTAATCTGTGACCAGTCCTTGTAATTACCAGCAAGTTTCGCTCTCCTTCAACGCTACTTTCCCGCAGTCTTCCTGAGGAAGTGTCAAACCGCGGCCACGACTTCCTCCCCCCACCCTACCTTTGGGGTGCGTAGGGGCGCGAGTCAACGACCCCCGCCGATGTTTGCGGTGCGGTTTTGAAGACACAAACATGaggttttagtttatttttcctCTGAAAGCCAACCGATCGATCGCAGTTCGGTTCGCTCCAATGTTGTAAAATATGTTCTCGTGCACTTTGAAGAAAACTAAGAGatcattttattttcacattcatTATACGGTATAGGCATTATACATTATAGGTATTATACGGCTGCATTTTGTCATGTCGTTTGTTCGTttgaactattaaaaaaaaatcgtattaagTATAAAGAAAATAGAATGTCAATTTTATTGACAGACCCttgttaatatatttttgaaatatgaaattttcAACAAGTCTCTGGCCactgatttttatttgtatttaagaGCAGTGCTGACTTGCTAACTGAATCattttgtatacattttgttTAGTATTAGGTATACCTTTTCTTTTACAACTTTATCTTCTCATTCAACTCTCCGACCATCTAGCCGGTTGCAATATACAGAATGTCTTTAAATTATTCCAGAATATTTCAGcggttaggtaggtatagtgTTAATTTGAGTAAATAAACCTTCGAAAAGGTTTTTATCAGAATTTTTCGTTTGAAGTGTAGCTACGTTTTTGACGCGATATATTTATAATTGAAAATCATTTACAGAGGTGTTTAGTCTAACTAACTCAACCATCTGTTGAAGTATTACGGAATGATTGGGAGATACCTTGCATAATTTCGAGTTAAGTACTAACTCGGGGGGTTAAACatgtagtgtcaaaatgtatgaaactgtcATTTATAACCCAGGcttaaagatttattttttaaacctcCGTGCAAGCAGCCCTTGCTCtattaattgttattttcttCGCAGATGTTCTGGTCGGCGTACACTGCACGCATGGGCTGAATCGTACGGGCTACATGGTTTGCCGATACATGCGCGATCGCCTCGGGATACCTGCCAGGGAGGCCATCCGACGTATGTATACAAGCTTTACATgattttacttattaatattgaGTTGGTAACACCATAGTTAATGAATagaagtatgcacactccgacccattaggagacttaactgcctactccggcgcggacgcttagggttgtcggtgtctattttagataaattacctaccggcaaataattttaatacgaaaggtaacttaaaattgtcttatggctgtgtctagacaaacaagattctatgccgctatattattattattattatactacatttaaaaatattatttataaattcgccggagtggtgatggcgactgtgtacgtACATACCACTCATGATaccctacacataatactataactacctatattgtttatagataggtaggtaggcaTCTATTATTTTTCATGTGTCTGCACGAAACTGTTACGCTACACTTATATACGagtactactaatttacaactatacctaatacaaaaaaatatgtaagtacgaGTACACTAACGTAAAAGGTggtcatctcgcgaagcgagcgcaagaagTACGTCAAAACGTACATACTGTTAAAGTTGGactactaatattaattatcataAGGTTCCAGATTTAATCGATTGTGACACTAGAAAAGAGGGTGCAACGAACTGTTTTTagtcaatttcaaatttaagtAATCTTAATTGTTGCAGGTTTTGAAAAAGCACGCGGATATAAAATTGAACGCGAAAACTATATCGCCGATATACTGGGGAAGAATCCCGTTGCTCCCGACGTGGGTAAGAAAAAAACCATAGTCACACCAATTGACAAGCAAACCATGGAATACAGGTCGCCACTTGGACAATATGAAGAAGAAGACTATGATGAACGGAAAACCAACGGATACCGGAATAGAtataataagaaatttaaaacaCCGGGGAATAGGTACAATAGTAACGAGAGCCAGTCAAGTAGTAGCAGATGGGATATGTCAGAGATGTCACATAGACCTTATAGTTATAAACATGATTATTGACGTACTTACAAACCGATGTAAGGCTAGATAATTCTGTTTCTACGTTTGGACAGAATTTAAATGTCTGGCTAACGTTCAAGTACACACGAAAATGGAAATGTAAAGTCCagtctaaataaaataagatttacaaaacgtattttttttgacagtatacttttatttttttattagataagCACCCACTTAAATTTCAGACTACAGAACTTTgcttcataaataataaataaaatcatatgtTGTAGTAAAACATATAtcatcaattattttattattgtatgtcTCTTAACAATGAGTAATTGAAGAAACATACGATACCCGTTTTTAcgcaaatataaataaatgtaataaataaaattttcgagATAATTCAAGCATTTTTATTTCGCTCGTCGCATTGTAACATGTTTTGAAACATTCGAAGATGCTCTCTTTATCACTATCAGCTTCGTTATGGTAACGCAGCATGAGAACAAGTCTTATTACAGTCCAATTGTAGGGATCACGTAAAAAACACGCGCGTGCTTGATGGTATCAAGATGCTCCACAGATTGGTGCTACCACAATGAATGTCGATGTTAGCTGATGCTTACCTAGTCCCGCCTAAATGGCTTTGATCAAAATCACCGTTTTTTTATAGATCCATCCATCCGGCAGCAGATGGTTTCCTTAGCAGAGAAGACATGTCATGAAATTCCTAAAGTTTACATTATATTGATCATCTCCAGATGACTCAGCTTTTAGAATTTCCAATTTTAACTTTCTAATTCTGAGTAAAAGGTAAAATGATGCAATCTGATTAGTTGACATTTTTAAGTCAATACCTGGCAGCCCTTACGATTGCGTTTTCGAAACATCTCGTGCAAGAATCCGAGCTACCTACTGCTGTTTGTCTGACAGTggaatattttgttatttatacgAAATTTTATGCATCAAGACTTAGAATAATAATGGGCATGTCAGTAAAATAAACACACTTCCTAGAATGCGAACGGTTTTTGTGACGACCAACTAGCAGAAAATTAAGATAACTGATGCGATAATGCAGTTTAAAGCCGCTTTGTTCCAAAGTTTCTAAATCAGTGAGAAGATGAGACAGATAAGTATGAAGTTCATTCTGACAATTAAAACCGCAGTATCATAcaatatacttttttatttcatgttattGTATGTCTTTAACAATGAGTAATTGAAGAAACATACGATACCCGTTTTTAcgcaaatataaataaatgtaataaataaaattttcgagATAATTCAAGCATTTTTATTTCGCTCGTCGCATTGT
This window encodes:
- the LOC141436081 gene encoding RNA/RNP complex-1-interacting phosphatase, with product MAKSIPDRWIPYRACGKVIEGTRIICFKVPLKKCVQENNKNIKEIWDIKSLLEKIPNLGGVVDLTNTARYYNPADLKTAGVLHVKILMLGRVIPPENKVKQFMDTIDEFLGKSRDVLVGVHCTHGLNRTGYMVCRYMRDRLGIPAREAIRRFEKARGYKIERENYIADILGKNPVAPDVGKKKTIVTPIDKQTMEYRSPLGQYEEEDYDERKTNGYRNRYNKKFKTPGNRYNSNESQSSSSRWDMSEMSHRPYSYKHDY